One Dioscorea cayenensis subsp. rotundata cultivar TDr96_F1 chromosome 17, TDr96_F1_v2_PseudoChromosome.rev07_lg8_w22 25.fasta, whole genome shotgun sequence DNA window includes the following coding sequences:
- the LOC120280236 gene encoding UDP-glycosyltransferase 73C1-like, with translation MTKQTTTINDYSINNTTTTTTTTTTPSHVVLVPLMAQGHIIPMLDMARLLAERGVLVTFITTPVNASRIKPIIVRVHESNLPINFIELPFPCAEAGLPLGCENLDLVPSKDLQLNFLQAIQLLALPFEQRLKNLVPRPTCMINDMWNPWAANVARSLNIRRLVFHGPSCAFIYCSYVFQLHKIYETVTDEFEEITVPGLTDVFGQSFKVCRTHAPGWSNAPGFEKLREKVLQGEETADGVVMNTFDDVEPMFVEAYKVVVGKDVWTVGPLCLYDKVDDLSARIVRGNKTAVDQEKLLCWLDSMEENSVLYVSFGSLTQMNVGQILEIGSGLEASEFPFIWVIKDVEKCPKVEKWLEGFEKRMSLRSFVIKGWAPQTVILSHKSVGGFVSHCGWNSTLEALSNGVPMIAWPQFADQFLNGRLVVELLRIGIAIGVKKPVFYYDEDEIRVRRDDVERAVRSLMGDGEEAEERRIRAREIKEKAIKAMEEGGSSYENITKLVEYIKHY, from the coding sequence ATGACCAAACAAACAACCACCATCAATGACTACAGCATCAACaacactactactactactactactactactacaccTTCTCATGTTGTTCTAGTTCCATTAATGGCACAAGGACACATAATCCCCATGCTTGACATGGCACGGTTACTGGCCGAGCGCGGCGTGCTCGTCACCTTCATCACAACTCCAGTGAACGCGTCGCGCATCAAACCGATCATAGTCCGAGTGCACGAGTCCAACCTCCCTATAAACTTTATCGAGCTCCCTTTTCCCTGCGCCGAAGCTGGCCTCCCCCTCGGCTGTGAAAACTTAGACCTTGTCCCTTCCAAAGACCTTCAGTTGAATTTCTTGCAAGCTATCCAACTCCTTGCCCTTCCGTTCGAACAACGCCTCAAAAATCTTGTCCCCCGTCCGACCTGCATGATCAACGACATGTGGAACCCGTGGGCAGCAAACGTCGCACGTTCACTCAACATTCGTCGCCTTGTCTTTCATGGCCCTTCTTGTGCTTTTATCTATTGTAGTTATGTTTTTCAGCTGCATAAGATTTATGAGACTGTTACTGATGAGTTTGAGGAAATTACTGTGCCTGGTTTGACTGATGTTTTTGGTCAGAGTTTTAAGGTTTGTAGAACGCATGCACCAGGTTGGTCAAACGCGCCGGGTTTTGAGAAGTTACGTGAGAAGGTTTTGCAGGGAGAGGAGACTGCTGATGGGGTGGTCATGAACACTTTTGATGATGTTGAACCTATGTTTGTGGAGGCTTATAAGGTGGTGGTTGGAAAGGATGTTTGGACTGTTGGGCCATTGTGTTTATATGATAAGGTTGATGATTTGAGTGCCAGGATTGTGAGAGGGAACAAGACTGCAGTGGATCAAGAGAAGTTGTTATGTTGGCTTGATTCTATGGAGGAAAATTCTGTGCTTTATGTCAGTTTTGGGAGTTTGACACAAATGAACGTGGGACAGATATTGGAGATTGGCTCAGGACTTGAGGCTTCTGAATTTCCTTTCATTTGGGTTATTAAGGATGTTGAGAAGTGTCCCAAGGTTGAGAAGTGGTTGGAAGGGTTTGAGAAGAGGATGAGTTTGAGGAGTTTTGTTATCAAGGGATGGGCCCCACAAACTGTGATACTCTCACATAAGTCTGTTGGTGGTTTTGTTAGTCACTGTGGATGGAACTCAACGTTGGAGGCATTATCAAATGGTGTGCCAATGATTGCTTGGCCGCAGTTTGCAGACCAGTTCTTGAATGGGAGGTTGGTTGTGGAGTTGTTGAGGATTGGGATTGCTATTGGTGTGAAGAAGCCAGTGTTTTATTATGATGAGGATGAGATTAGGGTAAGGAGGGATGATGTGGAGAGGGCTGTGAGGAGTTTGATGGGTGATGGAGAGGAGGCTGAGGAGAGGAGGATAAGAGCTAGAGAGATTAAGGAGAAGGCTATTAAGGCTATGGAAGAAGGTGGTTCTTCTTATGAGAACATAACCAAGCTCGTTGAGTACATCAAGCATTATTAA
- the LOC120279945 gene encoding protein YIPF1 homolog: protein MMSSGYTSIDKQNLSGSVPAASGPDHVVNFADSNLQTFPPSETQGKISAVFRPPTDADDTFSKPAPGSSNQSQQPTGWMHAFTVGAYRPYFDVDTSDVLERIRDSLFPFKGSFTEKTSDNPDLYGPFWICTTLIFVAAAIGTFVTYLAHKLQNKDWDYDINLVTWSAGLFYGYVTLVPLALYVILKYFSAPSGLVQLWCLYGYSLFVFIPASCLSVVPIEIFRWVIAGVAGFMSACFVALNLRTHIKSAGERWFLIVAGIFLLQLGLAVILKLYFFTITV from the exons ATGATGTCCAGCGGGTACACGTCCATTGACAAACAAAACCTCTCCGGATCCGTGCCG GCAGCCTCAGGCCCTGATCATGTTGTCAATTTCGCCGATTCGAATCTGCAGACCTTCCCGCCATCGGAGACTCAAGGCAAGATCTCCGCAGTCTTCCGTCCTCCCACCGATGCTGATG ACACATTCTCGAAGCCGGCGCCTGGGAGTTCGAATCAGTCGCAGCAGCCAACGGGATGGATGCATGCGTTCACTGTTGGTGCTTATCGGCCTTACTTTGATGTGGATACTTCGGATGTATTGGAGAGGATTAGGGATTCCCTGTTTCCGTTCAAGGGGAGTTTCACCGAAAAGACTTCTGACAATCCTGATCT atatggACCTTTCTGGATATGCACTACCCTAATATTTGTAGCAGCAGCCATTGGCACATTTGTGACATATTTGGCACACAAGCTACAGAATAAAGACTGGGACTATGATATAAATCTTGTCACCTGGTCCGCTGGGTTGTTCTATGGTTATGTTACTTTGGTTCCCCTTGCTTTATACGTCATTCTCAAGTACTTCTCCGCACCATCTGGGCTTGTTCAACTTTGGTGCCTCTATGGATACTCACTATTTGTGTTCATCCCTGCCTCG TGCCTATCAGTTGTCCCCATCGAAATATTCCGGTGGGTGATCGCAGGGGTTGCAGGGTTCATGTCGGCATGTTTCGTTGCCCTAAATCTGCGTACCCACATCAAATCAGCTGGAGAAAGATGGTTTCTGATTGTTGCTGGAATCTTCTTGTTGCAGTTGGGCCTTGCAGTCATTTTGAAGCTCTACTTTTTCACAATAACAGTATGA
- the LOC120280741 gene encoding uncharacterized protein LOC120280741: MAIASSLHAISPMAKNFGDGPRLKQTRSITTRFRASSDTPVPDFLSSDWFESRRKRPFGPRLNISAEEAVQCQLDALKYNDQPRPDYGVEVMYRFAGFDPFERSTYFGPFFDLGQFERFRRIFHHSTYRVLLCHKERKILSSLWVQEDRFKQRVWIQGARPEEEEVFEFTMFQRVGGSWDGYWLTESLIHDGDGFSGGVAY; encoded by the exons ATGGCGATTGCTTCGTCTCTGCATGCGATCTCTCCGATGGCGAAGAACTTCGGAGATGGCCCTCGATTGAAACAAACTCGTTCGATCACTACTCGATTTCGAGCAAGCTCTGATACCCCCGTCCCTGATTTCCTCTCTTCCGATTG GTTTGAATCCCGAAGGAAAAGGCCCTTTGGACCGCGGCTGAAT ATTAGTGCAGAGGAAGCTGTTCAATGCCAGCTGGATGCATTGAAATACAATGACCAACCTCGCCCGGACTATGGAGTGGAGGTCATGTATCGG TTTGCTGGATTCGATCCTTTCGAAAGATCAACCTATTTTGGGCCTTTCTTTGATTTGGGACAG TTTGAAcggtttagaagaattttccaTCATTCGACTTATCGAGTTCTTCTTTGCCACAAGGAAAGGAAGATCTTAAGCAGTTTGTGGGTGCAAGAG GATCGATTCAAACAAAGAGTATGGATACAAGGAGCCCGTCCGGAAGAAGAAGAGGTCTTCGAATTTACAATGTTTCAG AGGGTTGGCGGTTCTTGGGATGGATACTGGTTAACAGAGAGTTTGATTCATGATGGTGATGGATTTTCTGGTGGAGTTGCTTACTGA
- the LOC120280658 gene encoding LOW QUALITY PROTEIN: 3-ketoacyl-CoA synthase 11-like (The sequence of the model RefSeq protein was modified relative to this genomic sequence to represent the inferred CDS: deleted 3 bases in 2 codons): MPFETMAAEQSRAPLLQASSTRLPDFKQSVKLKYVKLGYHYLITHGMYLFLTPLLAVIIAQISTFSFQDLCDLWDHLRFNLISVVLCSTLLVFLCTLYFMTRPQPVYLVNFACYKPDDARKCTRQIFMERSRLIGTFTEENLEFQRKILERSGLGEDTYLPEAVLNVPPNPCMAEARKEAEAVMFGAVDELFAKTNVKPKDIGILIINCSLFNPTPSLSAMVVNHYKLRGNIVSFNLGGMGCSAGLLSIALAKDLLQVYPNSYALVISMENITLNWYFGNNRSMLVSNCLFRMGGAAILLSNKRSDKGRSKYQLVHTVRTHKGADDKCFSCVTQEEDDNGKIGVALSKDLMGVAGDALKTTLPLLGPLVLPMSEQLLFFATLVGRKLLKMKIKPYIPDFKLAFEHFCIHAGGRAVLDELEKNLHLSDWHMEPSRMTLFRFGNTSSSSLWYELAYTEGKGRVKKNDRVWQIAFGSGFKCNSAVWKALKTVNPAKEKNPWMDEIDNFPVSVPRVATI; encoded by the exons ATGCCCTTTGAAACCATGGCTGCAGAACAATCAAGAGCCCCATTGCTCCAAGCTTCTTCCACTCGGCTCCCAGACTTCAAACAATCAGTTAAGCTTAAGTATGTCAAGCTTGGCTACCACTACCTCATCACCCATGGCATGTACCTCTTTCTTACACCCCTTCTTGCTGTCATTATTGCCCAGATTTCCACCTTCTCCTTTCAAGACCTCTGTGACCTTTGGGACCATCTTAGATTCAACCTTATTTCGGTGGTCCTTTGTTCTACCCTGCTTGTTTTCCTCTGCACCCTCTACTTCATGACTCGGCCTCAACCTGTTTATCTTGTTAACTTTGCTTGTTACAAACCCGATGATGCGCGGAAGTGCACTAGACAAATCTTCATGGAGAGGTCTCGGTTGATAGGTACCTTCACTGAAGAAAACCTTGAGTTTCAGCGCAAAATCTTGGAAAGGTCTGGCCTTGGTGAGGACACTTACCTCCCTGAGGCTGTCCTTAATGTGCCCCCTAATCCTTGTATGGCCGAGGCCAGAAAGGAGGCTGAGGCTGTCATGTTTGGAGCTGTGGATGAGCTCTTTGCCAAGACTAATGTCAAACCCAAAGACATCGGCATTTTGATTATCAATTGTAGTTTGTTCAATCCTACCCCATCTCTTTCAGCCATGGTTGTCAACCATTACAAGCTGAGGGGAAATATTGTTAGTTTTAATCTTGGTGGAATGGGTTGCAGTGCTGGTCTTCTATCCATTGCCCTTGCCAAGGATCTTCTTCAAGTTTATCCCAATTCCTATGCTCTGGTTATAAGCATGGAGAACATCACTTTGAACTGGTACTTTGGGAATAACCGTTCTATGCTTGTCTCGAATTGCCTGTTCCGGATGGGTGGAGCTGCTATCCTTCTGTCAAACAAGAGGTCTGATAAGGGTCGCTCCAAGTACCAGTTGGTTCACACTGTCCGCACTCACAAAGGAGCAGATGACAAGTGCTTCAGTTGTGTGACTCAGGAGGAGGATGATAATGGAAAGATTGGTGTTGCTCTGTCG AAAGATCTGATGGGAGTTGCCGGTGATGCTCTGAAGACC ACATTACCACTCTTGGGTCCTCTTGTGCTTCCCATGTCTGAACAGTTACTCTTCTTTGCTACATTGGTTGGGAGGAAGCTTCTCAAAATGAAGATAAAGCCTTACATTCCTGATTTCAAACTGGCTTTTGAGCATTTCTGTATTCACGCTGGAGGGAGAGCAGTGCTGGATGAACTGGAGAAGAACTTGCATCTCTCTGACTGGCACATGGAGCCGTCGAGGATGACACTCTTTAGATTTGGCAACACCTCAAGCAGCTCTCTTTGGTATGAACTGGCTTATACTGAAGGAAAGGGAAGGGTCAAGAAGAATGATCGTGTTTGGCAGATTGCTTTCGGTTCTGGCTTCAAATGCAACAGCGCAGTCTGGAAGGCTTTAAAGACAGTGAATCCAGCAAAGGAGAAGAATCCCTGGATGGATGAGATTGATAACTTCCCAGTATCTGTTCCAAGGGTGGCGACAATTTGA
- the LOC120280722 gene encoding LOW QUALITY PROTEIN: 26S proteasome regulatory subunit 8 homolog A-like (The sequence of the model RefSeq protein was modified relative to this genomic sequence to represent the inferred CDS: deleted 1 base in 1 codon) yields MATAAVDATKQVAEAEMSASPAQVASGKVRGGGGEGLRQYYLQHIHDLQLQVRQKSHNLNRLEAQRNDLNSRVRMLREELQLLQEPGSYVGEVVKVMGKSKVLVKVHPEGKYVVDIDKNIDITKITPSTRVALRNDSYVLHLILPSKVDPLVNLMKVEKVPDSTYDMIGGLDQQIKEIKEVIELPIKHPELFESLGIAQPKGVLLYGPPGTGKTLLARAVAHHTDCTFIRVSGSELVQKYIGEGSRMVRELFVMAREHAPSIIFMDEIDSIGSARMESGTGNGDSEVQRTMLELLNQLDGFEASNKIKVLMATNRIDILDQALLRPGRIDRKIEFPNPNEESRLDILKIHSRKMNLMRGIDLKKIAEKMNGASGAELKAVCTEAGMFALRERRVHVTQEDFEMAVAKVMKKETEKNMSLRKLWK; encoded by the exons ATGGCGACAGCGGCGGTGGATGCGACGAAACAGGTGGCGGAGGCGGAGATGAGCGCCTCGCCGGCGCAGGTTGCCTCTGGCAAGGTGAGAGGCGGCGGAGGGGAGGGGCTACGCCAGTACTATCTGCAGCATATCCATGATCTCCAGCTCCAGGTCCGTCAGAAGTCCCATAACCTCAACCGCCTTGAGGCTCAGCGCAACGATCTCAACTCCCGAG TGAGAATGCTGCGAGAGGAATTGCAGCTACTGCAAGAGCCTGGGTCATATGTTGGTGAAGTAGTTAAAGTTATGGGGAAATCAAAGGTTTTGGTTAAG GTTCATCCAGAAGGAAAATATGTTGTTGATATTGATAAGAATATTGACATTACAAAAATCACGCCATCAACGAGGGTTGCCCTTCGCAATGACAGTTATGTGCTGCACTTGATTCTGCCAAGCAAAGTAGACCCTCTAGTCAACCTCATGAAAGTTGAAAAGGTCCCTGATTCCACTTATGACATGATTGGTGGTCTCGACCAACAAATTAAGGAGATAAAAGAG GTCATTGAGCTTCCCATTAAACATCCTGAACTTTTTGAAAGCCTTGGAATAGCTCAACCAAAG GGAGTCTTGCTTTATGGACCACCAGGTACTGGGAAGACACTTCTTGCTAGAGCTGTTGCACATCACACTGATTGCACTTTCATCCGGGTTTCTGGTTCTGAACTTGTTCAGAAATACATTGGAGAAGGGTCTCGAATGGTTCGGGAATTGTTCGTGATGGCCAG GGAGCATGCTCCATCAATCATTTTCATGGATGAAATTGATAGTATTGGATCTGCTAGAATGGAGTCTGGCACTGGTAATGGTGACAGTGAAGTGCAGCGGACCATGCTTGAGCTTCTTAATCAACTCGATGGATTTGAAGCATCAAACAAGATTAAG GTTCTAATGGCTACCAATCGGATTGATATTTTGGATCAAGCACTTCTCAGGCCTGGTCGGATTGATAGAAAAATTGAGTTCCCCAATCCTAATGAAGAG TCTCGCCTAGATATCTTGAAGATTCACTCCAGGAAGATGAACTTGATGCGTGGGATCGATCTGAAGAAGATTGCAGAG AAGATGAATGGAGCATCAGGAGCAGAACTCAAG GCTGTGTGCACCGAAGCAGGTATGTTTGCACTGAGAGAAAGGAGAGTCCATGTGACGCAAGAAGATTTTGAGATGGCTGTTGCCAAGGTCATGAAGAAAGAGACAGAGAAGAACATGTCTCTCAGGAAGCTATGGAAGTGA
- the LOC120281380 gene encoding uncharacterized protein LOC120281380, with protein sequence MKMRREEGLVDREREKEKDLDPLLGKPVSDSSEGGSDEIKDEEIDSSSAPCCRICLECDGEPGDELISPCMCKGTQQFVHRNCLDHWRSVKEGFAFSHCTTCKAQFHLRVELLEDNSWRKIKFRIFVARDVLLVFLAVQTVIATIGGAAYLLDKNGDFRNSFSDSWDRILSKHPIPFYYCVGVVVFFVFLGFLGLIFHCASFNGNDPCMSGCRNCCYGWGILDCFPASMEACFALAVIFVVVFAILGVAYGFLAATMAMQRIWQRHYHILTKRELTKEYVVEDLHGQYTPPRLTPEHEEKLKLLKLL encoded by the exons ATGAAAATGAGACGAGAGGAAGGGTTGGTGGATCGGGAGagggagaaagagaaagatttgGATCCGCTTCTTGGAAAGCCGGTGAGCGACTCATCGGAGGGAGGCTCGGATGAGATTAAGGATGAGGAGATCGACTCGTCTTCTGCTCCTTGTTGCCGCATCTGTCTCGAGTGCGATGGGGAGCCCG GGGATGAGTTAATATCTCCGTGCATGTGTAAAGGCACACAGCAGTTTGTTCATCGTAACTGCCTTGATCATTGGCGCTCAGTTAAG GAAGGATTTGCTTTCTCTCACTGTACAACTTGTAAGGCACAATTCCATCTAAGAGTCGAGTTACTGGAAGATAACTCATGGCGCAAGATCAAATTCAGGATTTTTGTGGCTAGAGATGTCCTCCTTGTGTTCCTGGCGGTTCAAACT GTAATTGCTACCATTGGTGGTGCTGCATATTTATTGGATAAAAATGGGGATTTTAGGAATTCCTTCAGTGATAGTTGGGACCGTATACTATCAAAACATCCAATACCTTTTTACTACTGTGTAG GTGTTGTGGTATTCTTTGTATTCCTGGGTTTTCTAGGGTTGATATTTCATTGCGCATCGTTCAATGGCAATGATCCATGCATGTCTGGATGCCGCAACTGTTGCTATGGGTGGGGCATTCTAGACTGCTTTCCTGCTTCCATGGAGGCATGCTTTGCTCTAGCGGTCATCTTTGTTGTCGTGTTTGCCATTCTTGGTGTTGCTTATGGCTTCCTTGCAGCAACCATGGCTATGCAAAGGATATGGCAGAGGCATTATCACATACTCACAAAGAGGGAGCTTACAAAG GAATATGTTGTAGAAGATCTCCATGGGCAGTACACACCACCAAGGCTTACTCCAGAGCATGAGGAGAAACTGAAACTGCTCAAGCTTCTGTAA
- the LOC120281293 gene encoding potassium channel AKT1-like, producing MGKPKLPRREKRFSMPVMCSVEREISIDGSHYSVSSGILPSLGAKSCRVVKLRRFIISPYDKRYRAWETFLIVLVAYTAWVSPFEIGFLDRPTGALAICDNLVNGFFIIDIIVTFFVAYLDRSTFLLVDNRKDIAWKYARSWLFLDFVSSVPSEFARIILPHQLRSYGFLNMLRLWRLRRVSALFARLEKDVNFNYFYVRVTKLTCVTLFVVHFAGCFFYLIGTKYPDPSQNMVALAVPNYHEQSLWVRYVTTIYWSITTLTTVGYGDLHAVNQRERIFVICFMIFNLGLTAYLIGNMTSLVVQMTGRTSKFVSSLF from the exons ATGGGGAAACCCAAGCTGCCCAGAAGGGAGAAGCGTTTCAGCATGCCGGTGATGTGCTCGGTGGAGCGGGAGATATCCATTGATGGCAGCCATTATAGCGTTTCCAGTGGTATCCTTCCGTCCCTCGGCGCTAAGAGCTGCCGCGTTGTCAAGCTCCGCAGGTTCATCATCTCCCCATACGACAAGCGATATCG GGCCTGGGAAACGTTTTTGATTGTTCTTGTTGCTTATACTGCTTGGGTGTCTCCATTTGAAATCGGATTCCTTGACAGACCTACAGGAGCTCTTGCTATATGTGATAATTTAGTTAATGGATTCTTTATCATTGACATCATTGTGACTTTCTTCGTAGCTTATCTCGATCGGTCAACCTTTCTTCTCGTTGATAATCGAAAAGATATTGCTTGGAAGTATGCACGCAGCTggttatttttggattttgtttcttCTGTCCCTTCTGAATTTGCTCGGATAATTCTGCCTCATCAACTCAGGTCTTATGGGTTCTTGAACATGCTTCGGTTATGGCGTCTCAGAAGAGTCAGTGCTCTTTTTGCACG ATTAGAGAAGGATGTGAATTTTAACTACTTTTATGTTCGAGTTACGAAACTTACATGT GTGACTTTATTTGTTGTTCACTTTGCTGGATGCTTCTTTTATCTTATTGGAACAAAGTACCCGGATCCCAGTCAAAATATGGTTGCTCTTGCTGTGCCAAACTATCATGAACAGAGCCTGTGGGTGCGTTATGTGACAACTATATATTGGTCTATTACCACTCTCACAACAGTTGGTTATGGAGATTTGCATGCCGTGAATCAAAGAGAAAGGATTTTTGTCATCTGTTTCATGATCTTCAATCTTGGATTGACTGCGTACTTGATTGGAAATATGACCAGTTTGGTTGTCCAAATGACTGGTCGAACCAGCAAATTTGTAAGCTCTCTattttaa